The following is a genomic window from Shewanella avicenniae.
TTCGGACGGTCAGATGAGTCCTACTATTTTTCTGGTGGTATGGCTGATTCGCTCTGTTTGGCAAAAGGGAGCTTAGCGGAATGGCAAAGTGAAGTCGGTTCTTTGTTGGTCGGCAACCCATTGCTCATTTTTTCTGTTGGTGTTGCGTTGGCCGCACCGCTTCTCAAGCCTGTTGGAATGGAAAGTGCGGCATTCCATATCATGGGGCCGTCTTCGTCGGGGAAATCTGTCACATCGTTTGTTGCAGCGTCTGTTTATGCTGATAAGTCATATATCAAGTCGTGGAAAACGACGGCAAACGGTATTGAAGCGGTTGCATCGGAACATCATGACATGTTGCTTGTGTTAGATGAGCTAGGGTTGTGCTCGGCGGAAGAAGCCAGTTCTGCGGCTTATCAAATCGTCAACGGATGTGGAAAGTTGCGAGCCACGGAGACAGGCGGCCTGGCGAATATTGCCAATTGGCGGACGTTGACATTGAGTAATGGAGAGATTGGCCTGACAGAGCTGATGGAGTCAGCTGGTTATCAAGTGAAAGCAGGTCAGCTCATTCGAGTAATCGAAATTCCTGCCGAAGAGCGCTTTGGCTGTTTTGCGGATCTACACCGCTTTTCCTCACCATCTCAGTTTGCTGAGCACTTAGAAAAGCAGACTCAAAAGTACTTTGGCACTTTGTTCACGGCTTGGATGACGCTTATTTCAGATAAGCCCGATCTGGATGTTGTCTTACAGCGTGAAATCGAAACGCTGAGGCAGCATTGGTCTAAAAGCAATTATTCCGGCCAGGTTCATCGGGTATTGAAGCGCTTTGTCCTTGTTGGTGTCGCGTTGTCTGTTGCATCACGAAACCAGTTAGTGCCATGGTCTGAAGAAGAGTCGCTCTATTCCGTATATAGCGTTTTTAGCCGCTGGCTAGCCCATCGAGGGCATCAGCACAATCAAGAAACGTATGAGGTGTTGAGTGCTTTGAAACAAGCGATTAGCCATTGGGAAAATAAGCTTCCTGAACTCTGCACAAGCAGACCGTCAAAGTATGGTTACTGGCGGCAGGATGGTGATGACGTCCAGTGGCTTATCCACAAACAAGAGTTTGTTAAGCAGCTACGACTGCGGCGTCAGTATAAGAGTCAATTAAGCCCTTTGATTCACAAAGGGTGGTTTGAAACCAATGAAGATCGTAGAGGAACACTTCGGATTATCGAGAAGAAAAACGGTACTGAGTTTGATCATCGTTTTTTCGCTTTCTGGCCGGAAAAGATCCTCTCCGAATTGAAGGAGATGGGTATCGATGAATAGAGTACTTCCCAGTTTTCCCACTCTTCCTAGAGACATTCCAATGGGCGAGGAGGTGATACTATGACAACCAACGAGCAAGTTCTTCTTCAATCCATTCTCGCCAAAATAGATCGTGTTGAGCGCGCTGTTCTGGAGCAGCGTTTGCAGCAACAAAAGGTGGAGTTGCTTGGAAAGGATATTCTAACTGTTGATGAATGTGCTGTCTTACTCGGTTTGTCTACAAACCAGCTTTATAAGCTGACCAGCTCTGCGGAAATACCATTTTTCAAAATTGGCAAACACCTCCGATTTGAGCGTCAAGCCATAATGAAATGGGTTGAGGAGCAGCGTGTTTCATCTCATTATGAGATCGAAAAAAGGGCAGCAAACTATGTCGCTACCACTTCTCGTAAGTAATACTTTCATAGCAGCGGCCTTAGGCCGCTGAATCCTTTCCAGAAGAAGCAAAAATATCGGGGAATGTGAGCATGGCTTCCATCCTACGTTGTTCTATGATGTCAGCGTAGATCTCGGTTGTTTTGAGTTCGCTGTGGCCGAGCAGTTTCGATACTGCGTATATATCGATTCCTCGGCTAAGCTGAATTACAGCAAAGGTATGACGACCACTATGAAATGTAACGTGTTTACTGATTCCAGCAGCTAGGCTCCATCTAAGCAGTTCTACATTCATATAAGAAGAGTATTTCAATCCCTTGAATACGCGCTCGTGTGCCGCTTTTACTGGACCTAAAAGCGATTCTGCGAACTTTGGTAGGTCAAGGTATTGAAGGCTCTTAGCATCGCCGTGAGAGAGTTTGACCTGGTCGAAGATAATTCGTTTGTGATTATTGAATGTCTCTATTTCTGACCAGGTAAGTCGGTGGATGTCGCACCAACGCATACCCGTCGCGCATGAGAACAAAAACGCACGTTTAAGGACTGGGTAGCGACATTCTGTGTGAGCTAACGCGTTGACTTCATCCAGTGTTAAATAAACCCGCTTTGTCGTTTTCGCTTTGATACTGGTCACTTGTGCAAGCGGGTTATCGCGAATAATACCTTCTCGATGTGCTTCGTTGATTGCCGCTCGAATTTTATTGAAGTAGGAGCTTTGTGTGTTGCGAGATAAAGGCTCATCACTTTTGGTCTTCGCCTCATTGGTCAGATAATACTTAAACCCGTCTAACCAGTCTTTATCCAGCTCATCAAAGCTAAGATCATGTTTCCCGCAGTAGAACAGCAGGTGTTTACGAGCTGACAGCCAGATCGAGTGGTTGGAGGATGAGGTGGTTTGTTCTTTGATATCAACTTGCCGTTGAAAGTAATCTATGAAGCTAGCTGAACGCTTGGTTCGATCCTCAAAACCATGCTTTTGGGATTGCCACTCAACCAGCCGTTTACTCTTAATGGTTTCGGCGAGAAGCATATGTTCTTTGTTGTGTTGGCGCTGGGTGGGTGTTTTAGGTTTGTCGTGAACGTACAGGTCTAAGGTTTCGTAGCTGCGCTTACGTTTATTTTGGCGTCCACCTTGCGTATTTGTGGTGTAGCCATAGTCATAAACTAAGCGTAGTGAGCGTGTGCCGTCAGCTCTAAGTGTTCGTTTTTCAATGGAAATTTTCATTTTAGCCCCCAATTGGTCCCCAATACGGCATTTATCATGTCATTGGGGACCAACTGGGGACTAGATTTGGCAATTAACGGCAACGGATGGAAACAAACGGCAAATGACGATCTAATAAAATCAGTGTGTTATCTACCGTTGCTTGCTGTTGTTTTCCGTTATTTGTCCACTTTACTTCCCAATACAGAATGAACTGAAAATACGGCCGAGCAGATCATCTGAAGTAAACGCGCCGGTGATCTCGCTCAGCGCATGTTGTGTCATGCGTAGCTCTTCTGCGAGCAGTTCGCCCGCT
Proteins encoded in this region:
- a CDS encoding DUF927 domain-containing protein, encoding MKFRHHHDQLQYFCRERGWRSLSSSVKVLARTRSPDRKSGFSACIEIINMDKQTIRMIVPARKIMGGTNYQLRDELFDTGFWLEPEQTAWNMVQRYLREELKAAETAFCVTRTGWHDKVFVTPEKSFGRSDESYYFSGGMADSLCLAKGSLAEWQSEVGSLLVGNPLLIFSVGVALAAPLLKPVGMESAAFHIMGPSSSGKSVTSFVAASVYADKSYIKSWKTTANGIEAVASEHHDMLLVLDELGLCSAEEASSAAYQIVNGCGKLRATETGGLANIANWRTLTLSNGEIGLTELMESAGYQVKAGQLIRVIEIPAEERFGCFADLHRFSSPSQFAEHLEKQTQKYFGTLFTAWMTLISDKPDLDVVLQREIETLRQHWSKSNYSGQVHRVLKRFVLVGVALSVASRNQLVPWSEEESLYSVYSVFSRWLAHRGHQHNQETYEVLSALKQAISHWENKLPELCTSRPSKYGYWRQDGDDVQWLIHKQEFVKQLRLRRQYKSQLSPLIHKGWFETNEDRRGTLRIIEKKNGTEFDHRFFAFWPEKILSELKEMGIDE
- a CDS encoding helix-turn-helix domain-containing protein: MTTNEQVLLQSILAKIDRVERAVLEQRLQQQKVELLGKDILTVDECAVLLGLSTNQLYKLTSSAEIPFFKIGKHLRFERQAIMKWVEEQRVSSHYEIEKRAANYVATTSRK
- a CDS encoding site-specific integrase; the encoded protein is MKISIEKRTLRADGTRSLRLVYDYGYTTNTQGGRQNKRKRSYETLDLYVHDKPKTPTQRQHNKEHMLLAETIKSKRLVEWQSQKHGFEDRTKRSASFIDYFQRQVDIKEQTTSSSNHSIWLSARKHLLFYCGKHDLSFDELDKDWLDGFKYYLTNEAKTKSDEPLSRNTQSSYFNKIRAAINEAHREGIIRDNPLAQVTSIKAKTTKRVYLTLDEVNALAHTECRYPVLKRAFLFSCATGMRWCDIHRLTWSEIETFNNHKRIIFDQVKLSHGDAKSLQYLDLPKFAESLLGPVKAAHERVFKGLKYSSYMNVELLRWSLAAGISKHVTFHSGRHTFAVIQLSRGIDIYAVSKLLGHSELKTTEIYADIIEQRRMEAMLTFPDIFASSGKDSAA